The following nucleotide sequence is from Saccharothrix texasensis.
ACCCGATCGAGGCGACGGCGCCGATCACGCCGGCGACCACCGCCTCGATGAGGAACGGCAGCTGGGTGTACCAGCGGGTGGCGCCGACCAGCCGCATGATGCCGACCTCCGTGCGCCGGGTGAACGCCGACACCTGGATCGTGTTGGAGATCAACATCAGCGCGGCGAACGCCTGGAGCAGCGCCAGCGCCAGGGCCGCGTCGCGCACGCCGTTGAGGAAGCCGAACAGCCGGTCCAGGTCCTCGCGCTGGTCGTCGACCTTCTTGACGCCCGCCTTGCCGGTGAACGCCTGCACGATCACGTCGGACCGCTGCGCGTCCTCCAGCTTGACCCGGAACATCGCCGGGATCGCCTCGGGGCGGGCCAGCTTCGCCAGCTCCGGCTGCGACTCGAAGACCTTCTTGAACCGCTCGAAGCCCTTGTCGCGGTTCTCGTAGACGACCGTCTCGACCCCGGACGTGGTCTCCAGCTGGCTGCGCAGGCTCGAGCAGGGCTGCTGCGTGCAGTCCTTGTCGTTCACGCTGATGTCGTTGGTGAGCATGACCGCCACCTCGAGCTGGCCGAGGTAGTCGTCCTGCATCTTGCCCACCATGTTGACGACCAGCAGGCCGACACCGAGCAGGAAGAGCGAGATCGCGGTCGTGAGGATCATCGCGATGGTCATCGTGACGTTCCGGCGCAGGCCGGTGACGACCTCGCTGAACACGAAGCTGGTACGCATCGGGGGGAACGTTCCTCAGGGTCGGGGGATGAGGGGGTCCGGCGGCCTCGGGCTCAGCGGCCCACGCCGTAAACACCCCGCGCGTCGTCGCGGATGATTC
It contains:
- the ftsX gene encoding permease-like cell division protein FtsX, with protein sequence MRTSFVFSEVVTGLRRNVTMTIAMILTTAISLFLLGVGLLVVNMVGKMQDDYLGQLEVAVMLTNDISVNDKDCTQQPCSSLRSQLETTSGVETVVYENRDKGFERFKKVFESQPELAKLARPEAIPAMFRVKLEDAQRSDVIVQAFTGKAGVKKVDDQREDLDRLFGFLNGVRDAALALALLQAFAALMLISNTIQVSAFTRRTEVGIMRLVGATRWYTQLPFLIEAVVAGVIGAVASIGLLVVTKLFLLNRVLGELFAANIIPEVSMVEILFLSPILVGVAIAISALTGYVTLRLYVRL